From the genome of Triticum aestivum cultivar Chinese Spring chromosome 3B, IWGSC CS RefSeq v2.1, whole genome shotgun sequence, one region includes:
- the LOC123068471 gene encoding non-specific lipid-transfer protein 4.1-like, with the protein MAHSAVAQVVLVAVVAAMLLAATEAAVSCGQVSSALSPCISYARGNGANPSAACCSGVRSLASSARSTADKQAACKCIKSAAAGLNAGKAAGIPTKCGVSVPYTISSSVDCSKIR; encoded by the coding sequence ATGGCCCATTCTGCTGTTGCTCAGGTCGTGCTCGTCGCCGTGGTGGCCGCTATGCTCCTCGCAGCCACGGAGGCGGCCGTATCGTGCGGTCAGGTGAGCTCTGCCTTGAGCCCCTGCATCTCCTATGCACGCGGCAACGGCGCCAACCCGTCTGCGGCCTGCTGCAGCGGCGTTAGGAGTCTAGCCAGCTCAGCCCGGAGCACCGCTGACAAGCAAGCGGCGTGCAAGTGTATCAAGAGCGCTGCTGCTGGGCTCAACGCTGGCAAGGCCGCGGGCATCCCCACAAAGTGCGGCGTTAGCGTTCCCTACACCATCAGCTCTTCGGTCGACTGCTCTAAGATTCGCTGA